A genomic segment from Clarias gariepinus isolate MV-2021 ecotype Netherlands chromosome 11, CGAR_prim_01v2, whole genome shotgun sequence encodes:
- the nlrc3l gene encoding NLR family CARD domain-containing protein 3, translating into MSDNDGEVEMITEGLERPPSSYGSMCSDDVDDINDVDDELQVAAAKPIIKVTLPTRVKLHRPDSPETGITSVTQDRQTSIHNEGVYYTTADRKESEPEEGSEFAETESYVFVREPQNRQRRNIQPQPTAPEPTPPLASATDPAHELTLPYVFTAMLNSLRNLNRMELGCFVHTLYSQCKGQLEFRQLQQEGEMDVLGVVDRMLEKWDKGEALHITVRTLHDINKRDLAGALESVCRRALVQYELRASHKRRYYSLYEGTCRPGQQRYIKHVYVETPIVLETPNNERTPIRTADLFTPAEGGGHIRVVVTTGVPAVGLTVNVQAFIMDWTEEHAFQDTFWFVFALPGRDLHLVRNSEQTFLEFLSSFYPEAKHAEFLAQDRATLFIIDALELCRQPLDFQNNPTVTNITTPARADVLLTSLIKGDLLPHARIWITSCRSAFRKLPANSISRFTELKGFGNAQKDEYFTKRTKDRALGQRVLDHVKGFLPLYDACYLPLFSWIVSFVYERRLLNRGITDPEPAVATFYMQYIIVLTNRKIERYVGTGFDASRWKDSDKDFLMKMGKLALRMTLDGQDIFYEDTVYQYSLEMDEVTHRSGISSETNEASVSNGRSFRFVHPNIQKFMAALYVYVKFRGAGENVLQQNVGKTKSERPVSELFKPTIDYVLARRDGDMDLFLRFLLGLATRSAEMHLRGHLLPQYHPEPKAVDDVIKHIKKSVQKKNAIPERCRNLELCLTELEESRNAR; encoded by the exons ATGAGCGACAACGACGGGGAAGTCGAGAT GATTACTGAAGGATTGGAGCGGCCGCCCAGCAGCTACGGCTCCATGTGTAGCGATGATGTTGATGATAtaaatgatgttgatgatgagcTTCAGGTTGCTGCTGCTAAACCCATCATTAAAGTCACTTTACctacaag GGTCAAGCTTCATCGTCCAGACTCACCAGAAACCGGCATCACCTCGGTCACGCAAGACCGACAGACCAGCATCCATAATGAGGGCGTCTACTACACTACTGCAGATAG GAAAGAGTCGGAACCAGAAGAAGGTTCAGAGTTTGCAGAAACCGAGAGTTATGTGTTTGTGAGAGAACCCCAAAACCGACAGAGGAGGAATATCCAGCCGCAGCCGACTGCTCCCGAACCCACGCCCCCGCTTGCATCCGCAACGGATCCGGCACACGAACTTACCCTGCCCTATGTGTTCACG gCCATGCTGAACTCTCTCAGAAATCTGAACAGGATGGAGCTGGGGTGTTTCGTGCACACTTTGTACTCGCAGTGTAAAGGTCAGCTGGAGTTCCGGCAGCTGCAGCAGGAGGGTGAGATGGACGTCCTCGGCGTGGTGGACCGGATGCTGGAGAAATGGGACAAAGGAGAGGCGCTGCACATCACCGTACGCACGCTGCACGACATCAACAAACGTGACCTCGCCGGCGCACTGGAGAGCGTGTGCAGGAGAG cctTGGTGCAGTACGAGCTGCGAGCCAGCCACAAGCGGCGTTATTACAGTCTCTACGAGGGAACCTGTCGCCCCGGGCAACAGCGCTATATCAAGCACGTCTACGTAGAAACCCCGATCGTCCTCGAAACACCAAACAACGAGAGAACGCCGATCCGCACCGCCGACCTCTTCACTCCCGCCGAGGGCGGAGGTCACATCCGGGTCGTCGTGACGACGGGAGTCCCGGCCGTCGGCCTCACGGTCAACGTCCAGGCGTTCATCATGGACTGGACGGAGGAGCACGCGTTCCAGGACACGTTCTGGTTTGTCTTCGCTCTCCCGGGTCGTGACCTTCACCTGGTCAGGAACTCAGAGCAGACATTCCTGGAGTTCCTTTCCTCGTTCTATCCCGAAGCCAAGCATGCGGAATTCCTCGCCCAAGATCGCGCCACGCTCTTCATCATTGACGCCCTTGAGCTCTGCAGACAGCCTCTGGATTTCCAGAACAATCCGACCGTCACGAACATCACGACTCCGGCCCGTGCCGATGTCCTCCTCACTAGTCTGATCAAGGGGGACTTGTTGCCCCACGCTCGCATTTGGATCACATCCTGTCGCTCGGCTTTCCGGAAACTCCCGGCAAACTCCATCAGCAGGTTCACCGAGCTGAAGGGATTCGGAAATGCGCAGAAGGACGAGTATTTCACCAAACGCACTAAAGACCGGGCGTTAGGCCAGCGAGTCCTGGATCACGTCAAGGGTTTTCTGCCGCTGTACGATGCCTGCTACCTGCCGCTCTTCTCCTGGATCGTGTCCTTCGTTTACGAGCGCCGCCTACTGAACAGAGGGATCACCGATCCGGAGCCGGCGGTCGCCACGTTTTACATGCAGTACATCATCGTGCTGACGAACCGGAAGATCGAGCGCTACGTCGGCACCGGGTTTGACGCGTCGCGGTGGAAAGACTCCGATAAAGACTTCTTGATGAAAATGGGCAAACTGGCGCTAAGGATGACGCTCGATGGACAGGACATCTTTTACGAAGACACCGTGTACCAATATTCCCTGGAGATGGACGAGGTCACACATCGGAGCGGAATCTCATCGGAAACAAATGAAGCTTCCGTAAGCAATGGGCGGAGCTTTCGTTTTGTACACCCCAACATTCAGAAGTTTATGGCCGCCCTGTATGTCTATGTCAAGTTTCGGGGGGCGGGAGAAAACGTTTTGCAGCAGAATGTGGGGAAGACGAAGTCCGAACGTCCCGTCAGCGAGCTTTTCAAACCCACCATCGACTACGTCCTCGCCCGCAGAGATGGAGACATGGACCTCTTCTTGCGCTTTCTGTTGGGACTGGCCACCCGCAGCGCGGAGATGCATCTGCGCGGCCACCTGCTGCCTCAGTATCACCCCGAACCAAAGGCCGTGGACGATGTGATCAAACATATTAAGAAGTCTGTACAAAAGAAAAACGCCATACCTGAGCGGTGTAGGAATTTGGAACTGTGTCTCACAGAGCTGGAAGAGAGCAGGAACGCCCGATGA